TGGCTTCTTCGGCAAACCATTCCACGAAACTGGCCGCATACACGACCTCGGCACGCGCCTCGGCACGCGGCTTGCCCTGTTCCAGTGTGAGAATAGCCGCTAGTTCGTCGGCATGATCGATCATCAGCTGTAACCAACGCTTGAGGATGTCCGAACGCTCCTGCGCCGTGCGGCTGCGCCATTGCGGCCACTGCGCTTGCGCCAGTGCAATGGCACGCCGGGTCTCCTCACCAGCCATGCGCGGTACCGTGCCGATGACGCATTGGGTGGCGGGGTTGAAAATGTCGTCGGTCTGGCCATCGTCGGCGGCGCACCATGTACCGGCGATCAGGGCCTTCTGGTGGAACAGGGCGAACGATTGAACGTCCATTGCGACCTCGTAGAATGGGCAAAGCCACAGCGTGCGTGACAGTGCGCGTGCAGCGCTCAGTTGACAGGAATGTTGGCGTGGCGTGGACTGCGCACCACGAGCAGCGCATAGCAGATCGCGCTGACGATCAGGCCGACGATCCAGGAAACGTCCACCCCACCGAACAGGCTGGCCCACGGTCCCTGGAAGAAGGTGTTGCTGATGAAAGGAACCTGCACCAGCGTACCGATGACATAGGCCGTCATCGCCTTGCCGTTGAACAGGCCGTAACGACCGCCGTCACGCGCAAAGATCGAGGCGATGTCGTACTGGCCACGGTTGACCACGTAGAAGTCCAGCAAGTTGATCGACACCCACGGGGCGAGGATGAACAGCAGCGCGAACACGGCGTTGATGAAGATCTCGATGAAGTTGGACGATGCCCACAACGCACCCATCGTGGACACGGCCAGCAGCACGCACGACAGCGTGATCCGCGCCAGACTCCCCGGCGTCCACATGGGCGAGAAGGTCTGCAGTGAAGTCACGCAGGACAGCACCGCGCCATACAGGTTCATTGCGTTGTGGCCGATGATGTTGACCAGGAACAGGATCATCAGCGCGTAGCCGAACCCGCCGGTATGGATGCGCACGGCCTCCATGGCGTCGGTCTGACCACCGCCGCTGACCGCCAACATGCCGAAGGCGAAGGCCAGGATGGGGCCAAGCGATGCGCCAAGATAGGTGTAGATGAAGGGCTTGAACACGCCCACACTGCGCGGCAATGCGCGCGAATAATCCGAGGTGTAGGGAGAGAAACTGATCTGCCACACGCAGCCGATGCCGAACATGGAAAACCAGCCGGCTGGCGTGAAGCCGCCTTGACTCAGCGTATCGGCACTGAGGTTGGGCACCATGATGGCCAGGCCGATGAGCAGCGCCCCGCCCATGAACCAGATGCCGATCCGGTTGAAGCTGTGAATGAAGGTGTAGCCAATGATACCGATGACGGTCGCCAGGGCCGCTCCTAGCACGGTCGCCAACGGCACGGGTATGGCGGGGATCACCGTGTGCAGCGTCTTGCCGGACAGGATGATGTTGGAGATGAAGTAGCCCAGGTAGATGAGCGTGGTGAAGCCCACCACCAGCAACGAACCGAAGCGACCGAACTGTGCGCGGCTCTGGATCATCTGCGGAATGCCAGCCAGCGGCCCTTGTGCCGATGCCAGCGCCAGGACGATGGCACCGAACAGGTGCCCGGCCACGATGGCGGTGATCGCGCTGACCACGTCCAACTTGAAGGTCAGGATGGACATCGCTCCGGTGATTACCGCCAACGGCGCGATGCTGGTACAGAACCAGAGGGTGAACAGGTCACGTGGATTCCCGTGGCGCTGCTGGTCCGGGATATAGCCGATGGAGTGACCCTCGATGGCGAAAACGCCGTCTTGCTTGTCTGCGATGCTCATGTTCGTTGATCCTTGGGCAGGATCGACCACGCCACCCGCAGGCACTCTGCGCGGATGTGGACCGATTCAGTCATCAGTTTGGGAGCACTGCAACGCCCATCGAGGGGGAGGCGGGCAGTGCCGGCGGGTAACGCGTTGGAATGTCGCCAATGCGGAAG
The window above is part of the Xanthomonas cassavae CFBP 4642 genome. Proteins encoded here:
- a CDS encoding purine-cytosine permease family protein; translated protein: MSIADKQDGVFAIEGHSIGYIPDQQRHGNPRDLFTLWFCTSIAPLAVITGAMSILTFKLDVVSAITAIVAGHLFGAIVLALASAQGPLAGIPQMIQSRAQFGRFGSLLVVGFTTLIYLGYFISNIILSGKTLHTVIPAIPVPLATVLGAALATVIGIIGYTFIHSFNRIGIWFMGGALLIGLAIMVPNLSADTLSQGGFTPAGWFSMFGIGCVWQISFSPYTSDYSRALPRSVGVFKPFIYTYLGASLGPILAFAFGMLAVSGGGQTDAMEAVRIHTGGFGYALMILFLVNIIGHNAMNLYGAVLSCVTSLQTFSPMWTPGSLARITLSCVLLAVSTMGALWASSNFIEIFINAVFALLFILAPWVSINLLDFYVVNRGQYDIASIFARDGGRYGLFNGKAMTAYVIGTLVQVPFISNTFFQGPWASLFGGVDVSWIVGLIVSAICYALLVVRSPRHANIPVN